The [Clostridium] scindens ATCC 35704 nucleotide sequence TGTTATTGGAGGTAAACTCACGGTAGGAACATATTTATTGGAAAATTATAAGACATTGGTTTCACAGCAACCGATATGGGGAAATTTTTGGAATTCATGTAGATACACAGTTGCAGTCACTGTGTTTGCTTTGATTATAAGTTCTTTGGCGGGCTACGGATTTGAAATATACAAAGATAAAAAGAAAGAAAAGATATATGCATTGGTACTTATAACAATGATGATTCCTTTTGTCGCTCTAATGGTTCCTTTGTTTAAAATGTATTCTAAACTTGGTTTGTTAAATACTGTACTAGGATTTATGTTACCATCACTTGCAACACCTCTGTTAATCATGATGTTTAGGACTAATGCAAAGGCATTTCCACCATCAATTATTGAGGCATCGAGAATAGATGGACTTTCAGAATTTGGCATATTTTTTAGAATGTACATACCTAGTATGAAATCTGTATTCGCAGCAGCTGGCGTTGTAACATTTATG carries:
- a CDS encoding carbohydrate ABC transporter permease; amino-acid sequence: MSRKVKKFGMYFMLIVVSIISIFPIFWMVIASTNRSVDVIGGKLTVGTYLLENYKTLVSQQPIWGNFWNSCRYTVAVTVFALIISSLAGYGFEIYKDKKKEKIYALVLITMMIPFVALMVPLFKMYSKLGLLNTVLGFMLPSLATPLLIMMFRTNAKAFPPSIIEASRIDGLSEFGIFFRMYIPSMKSVFAAAGVVTFMNSWNNFLWAKVIMSDSSTQTMPMLISNLTSGYKTDYGMLMLAVLITTIPTAIVFFTLQKNFVEGITGSVK